A region from the Candidatus Falkowbacteria bacterium genome encodes:
- the scpB gene encoding SMC-Scp complex subunit ScpB produces the protein MDNLKSQIESLLFISAKAMTLKTIADLTGTQPKEVEKAGEEMIEQYKQSGSGMQIIRNGNSLQMVSAPENAKLIQDFIKDETTGELSRPSLETLTIIAYRGPISKLDIDRIRGINCSLILRNLLLRGLIESKHDKTKDDAYFSVTFDFIRFLGLNDVKELPDYERLHKDDTIDRMLEQPEVAV, from the coding sequence CGATGACACTGAAGACGATTGCGGATCTGACCGGCACCCAGCCGAAAGAGGTGGAAAAAGCCGGCGAAGAGATGATCGAGCAGTACAAGCAGTCGGGCAGCGGCATGCAGATCATTCGCAATGGCAACAGCTTGCAGATGGTCAGTGCGCCGGAGAATGCCAAACTGATCCAGGATTTCATCAAGGACGAGACGACCGGCGAGCTGTCGCGGCCGAGCTTGGAGACTTTGACGATCATCGCCTATCGCGGTCCGATATCCAAGCTGGACATCGACCGCATCCGCGGCATCAACTGCAGCCTGATCCTGCGCAATCTTCTCCTGCGCGGCCTGATCGAGAGCAAGCACGACAAGACCAAGGACGACGCCTATTTCTCGGTCACTTTCGATTTTATCCGCTTTTTGGGCCTGAATGACGTGAAAGAATTGCCTGATTACGAGCGTTTGCATAAGGATGATACGATTGATCGCATGTTGGAGCAGCCGGAGGTCGCAGTATAA
- a CDS encoding D-alanyl-D-alanine carboxypeptidase, which translates to MFLASLLGGVISSIFFLNISLSVPDWHMPQEPILPWVKKERIDQAIHWSTELLVGRTALALIGHRQMLRLTNNGLPIAGLRMPVRRDASSTDPLVNASSSIVLDGMNEMVLFAKNEKAVWPIASITKLVTAMVFLDHNPGWDKVYEMRPSDRRDGGKIYLFNGDQVKVKDLFYLSLVASGNSETVALANSTGLTTEEFVAKMNEKMRDLGLNQSSFADVVGLSDQNVSNAQEVALIAKTALAQKEIKDATLTDSYRTKTLAGKEVFAQSTDKLLDDEFSDGITLLGGKTGHIIKAGYCFVGIFANSSRNPVISVILGSPSDASRFHEAYRLADWTYRNYRWQ; encoded by the coding sequence ATGTTTTTAGCCAGTCTTCTAGGGGGAGTGATCTCCTCCATATTTTTCTTAAACATCAGCTTGAGTGTTCCTGATTGGCACATGCCGCAGGAGCCGATTTTGCCATGGGTCAAAAAGGAGCGCATCGACCAGGCCATACATTGGTCGACTGAATTGCTGGTCGGCCGCACGGCCTTGGCCTTGATCGGCCATCGGCAGATGCTCCGTCTCACCAATAACGGCTTGCCGATCGCTGGTCTGCGGATGCCGGTCCGACGCGATGCCAGTTCGACCGATCCCTTAGTCAATGCATCATCAAGCATCGTCCTTGACGGCATGAACGAGATGGTGCTTTTCGCCAAGAACGAGAAGGCGGTCTGGCCGATTGCCAGCATCACCAAGCTTGTTACGGCCATGGTTTTTCTGGATCATAATCCCGGATGGGACAAGGTCTATGAGATGCGCCCGAGCGATCGGCGCGATGGCGGCAAGATCTATCTGTTCAACGGAGACCAGGTTAAGGTCAAGGATCTTTTCTATCTGAGCTTGGTCGCCTCAGGCAATAGTGAAACGGTGGCTTTGGCAAATTCGACAGGCCTGACGACTGAGGAGTTCGTAGCCAAGATGAACGAGAAGATGCGCGACCTGGGATTGAACCAGAGTTCGTTCGCCGACGTTGTCGGTTTGTCTGACCAGAACGTCTCGAATGCCCAGGAGGTGGCGCTGATCGCCAAGACAGCTTTGGCTCAAAAGGAGATCAAGGATGCGACCCTGACCGACAGCTATCGCACCAAGACTTTGGCAGGCAAGGAGGTTTTTGCGCAGAGCACGGATAAGCTCCTTGATGATGAGTTCAGTGACGGCATTACTCTTCTAGGCGGCAAGACCGGGCACATCATCAAGGCAGGGTATTGCTTCGTGGGAATATTCGCTAATTCTAGCCGTAATCCAGTCATCTCGGTAATTCTTGGCAGCCCTAGCGATGCCTCGCGCTTTCATGAAGCTTACCGTCTGGCTGACTGGACCTATCGGAATTATCGCTGGCAATAG
- a CDS encoding triose-phosphate isomerase, protein MEKDNKGRSKVVVANWKMKLGLKESVELAKEMKELFTDFKKARVGVCPNFLSIKDVKEVLKDTPIAVGAQDIFWEDRGAYTGEVSASMLIEAGCEYVIIGHSERRKYMLENYEMIHQKLKAVLNTDGLTPIVCLGESEDERKTDRRDFVLVHQLQQSLGGINLLENQRIIVAYEPIWAIGSGIAIEPEEAVYAHKIIKLTLNDMFGPQVSSNNFQIIYGGSISSKNVKDFVNLENIDGLLVGGASLDAKEFHKVAKAMLTCCS, encoded by the coding sequence ATGGAAAAAGATAACAAGGGGCGATCCAAGGTCGTCGTGGCCAACTGGAAGATGAAGCTCGGACTCAAGGAAAGCGTCGAATTGGCCAAAGAGATGAAAGAGCTATTCACGGATTTCAAGAAGGCGCGAGTCGGCGTTTGTCCTAATTTCTTATCCATCAAAGATGTCAAAGAGGTCTTGAAAGATACCCCGATTGCGGTCGGCGCCCAAGATATTTTCTGGGAAGACCGCGGTGCCTATACCGGCGAGGTCTCGGCCAGCATGCTCATCGAGGCCGGCTGCGAATACGTGATCATCGGACACTCGGAAAGGCGCAAGTATATGTTAGAGAACTACGAGATGATCCACCAGAAGCTCAAGGCGGTTTTGAATACCGACGGCCTGACACCGATCGTCTGTTTGGGCGAGAGCGAGGATGAGCGCAAGACCGATCGCCGCGATTTCGTCTTGGTACACCAGTTGCAGCAGTCGCTTGGCGGCATTAACCTTTTGGAAAATCAGCGCATCATCGTCGCTTACGAACCGATCTGGGCGATCGGTTCCGGCATCGCCATCGAACCGGAAGAGGCAGTTTATGCCCACAAGATCATCAAGCTGACACTGAACGACATGTTCGGCCCGCAAGTCTCGAGCAACAATTTCCAAATCATTTACGGCGGCAGCATCTCGAGCAAGAACGTTAAGGACTTCGTCAATCTCGAGAATATCGACGGCCTTTTGGTCGGCGGCGCCAGTCTCGACGCCAAGGAGTTCCACAAGGTGGCCAAGGCCATGCTGACCTGCTGCTCATAA
- a CDS encoding class II fructose-bisphosphate aldolase family protein, giving the protein MLVHIKNIVEDARKKGYAVGSFNIHNVETALGVAHAAQNNCSPAIIQVSESTIKYLGLKPVTHIVSTVAKNIAPDMPIALHLDHGKSFASVVECINAGFSSVHIDASDLPIDENIALTKQVVEFGHSKGVWVQGEVGAMVGGHGSVGGEIDIPKAKLEDVIRFAEETGVDTIAAAIGTAHGAYTNEAIDFELLRKIKEKVKIPFILHGGSGNDDNEMRQAIKGGVDVINIGTDIKVAFCRTLIKNCKDNPDETDPRNLLSPTIAAVEAVVAEKMKVFGCAFCIPKPKK; this is encoded by the coding sequence ATGCTAGTCCACATCAAGAACATAGTTGAAGATGCCCGCAAGAAGGGCTACGCGGTCGGATCGTTCAATATCCACAACGTCGAGACGGCGCTGGGCGTCGCTCATGCCGCGCAGAACAACTGCTCGCCGGCCATTATCCAAGTCTCGGAAAGCACGATCAAATATCTGGGCCTGAAGCCGGTGACCCATATCGTGTCTACTGTGGCCAAGAATATCGCGCCAGACATGCCGATCGCCCTGCATCTAGATCACGGCAAGAGTTTCGCCTCGGTCGTCGAGTGCATCAATGCCGGTTTCAGCTCGGTCCATATCGACGCCTCTGACCTGCCCATCGATGAGAATATCGCCCTGACCAAGCAGGTGGTCGAATTCGGCCATAGCAAGGGCGTGTGGGTCCAAGGTGAGGTCGGAGCTATGGTGGGAGGTCATGGCAGCGTTGGCGGCGAAATCGATATTCCCAAGGCCAAGCTCGAGGACGTAATCCGTTTCGCTGAGGAGACGGGGGTCGACACCATCGCTGCCGCCATCGGTACGGCCCACGGCGCTTACACTAACGAAGCTATAGATTTCGAGCTCTTGCGTAAAATCAAGGAAAAGGTTAAGATACCTTTCATTCTTCATGGCGGGTCAGGGAATGACGACAACGAGATGCGCCAGGCCATCAAGGGCGGAGTCGATGTCATCAATATCGGCACCGACATCAAAGTGGCATTCTGCCGCACTCTGATCAAGAACTGCAAAGACAACCCTGACGAGACTGATCCGCGTAACCTGCTGTCACCGACAATCGCGGCTGTCGAAGCCGTGGTGGCGGAAAAAATGAAGGTCTTCGGCTGCGCGTTCTGCATCCCCAAGCCGAAAAAATAA